The Candidatus Abyssobacteria bacterium SURF_5 DNA window GAGCATAGCCGAGGGAGAGACTATCGTTATTCTCGGCGCCAGCGGCAGCGGCAAGAGCGTGTTCATCAATATTCTGGTCGGCCTGATGGAGCCGGATGAAGGTCGCATTCTTATCGAAGGTCAGGACGTGACGGCGTTCACGAATGATGAGGAATGGGATCGGCTTCGCCTGAAAATCGGATTCCTCTTCCAGGGATCGGCCCTCTATGATTCCTTGACGATCGGCGAAAACATCTCGTTTGTCCTCGAGCACCATTCGGATTTAAGCGAGCGCGAAATCCATGAGAGAATTATTCAGAAATTGAGGCTGGTAGGCCTTGAGAATGTCGAAGATCAAATGCCCGCCGAATTGAGCGGAGGAATGCAGAAAAGAGCCGCGCTCGCGAGGGCGCTCGCGTTCGATCCTCGCATCATCATTTACGATGAGCCGACGACCGGCCTCGACCCCATCCTTGCAAAGCAGATATCGGAACTCATTCACCGGCTCCAATTGGATTTAAAGGTTACCTCCATCGTAGTTACGCATGACCTGATATGCGCAAGTATCGTGGCCGATCGAGTCGCACTCCTGCACGAGGGCAAATTCATTTTCGTGGGAGCCATGGATGAGATGATGAAGAGCGAGAACGAGTATGTGCAGGAGTTCCTCGAGGCAAGTTCGTTGCGCCGGTGAGGCGGCTGCCGCATGAAGGCATTTTTGCGTCTGACATTATGGAGTATATTCAGGAGGTGGATGGATGGCTAAGCGAAGGAGAATGACGGAAACGATCGTGGGCCTTTTCGTCCTGTCGTCACTCTTGCTGCTGCTCGTCCTCGTCATTTTTATCGGAAGACAACAGAACATCTTTCAGGAGCGGTATCAGATACAGGGCTTCTTTGGATCGGTCGGCGGACTGCAGGCGGGCGCCGATGTGCAATTGGCGGGCATAACCGTCGGATACGTCAAGGACATCACGTTCGGGCCAAACAATAAAGTCAAGGTGGTCATGAGCATCACAAAAAGTCAGATGCAGCGCATTCGCGCCGATTCCATCGCCTCCATTAAAACGTTCGGTCTCATGGGAGACCGCTATGTCGCCATCACTGTCGGCTCGGAAGACGAACAGATTATTCCGCCCGACGGCGTGATCAAGACGCAGGAGTTTGTCGAGTTGACCGACGCCCTCGAAGCGGCGCGGCCCACCATGGAGAATCTCGAAAACACCATGCGAAACATCTCCGCCCTCACCGATCGGCTCGCCAGCCCCGACAGCGACGTCGCCACAATCTTGCGAAATATCAAAATCATGACCGACAATATGCGGCAGGGGGAAGGCACCATCGGCGCACTCGTCCAGCGAAACGATCTCTATGAAAAAACCAACGAAGTCCTCGACACCACTCAGGAAACCATGGATAATTTCAGAACGGTATCAGCCAATGCGCAAATGGCCTCTTCCGACCTCCCATCGCTTATGGAAAACCTGAAAACCTCCTTGCAGAAGATGGAAGAGTTTTCTGTAGATGCCTCCGCCGCCGCGACTGAGCTTTATCAGCTCATGGGTTCCGGAAAAGTCGTTATGGAAGATGCGCAGGCCATAACGGGAAATCTGAAAGCGGCTTCGGAAGACATTAAAGAGGTCACCCCGCGGCTCGCACCGCTGGTCGAATCCGCCGATGAGGGGGTTGGCGAAGCGAAAGAGGTTATCGAGGCCGCAAGAAGAAGCTGGCTCTTCGGCGGCCCCAAACCGCCACCCGCGGCCGGACCAATGGCGGTCGGTGAGCGCGATACGGCTCGCCCCGAGGTGGCCCAATGAGTGCGGCGCATGTGGTGATGCACAAATGCTCTCTCGCGCGCTCTTCTCTCCTGAATGCTCAATGCATCCGCAGAAGAAGCGCCTTCCTTCTCCTCACCGCTTGCGCATGCTTATGTGCCTTTGCATTCTCTTCCTGCGCGCGCGTGACGCCGCCCCCAACCCAGATCGAGCGGGCGGGCGAACAAATGAGCAGGGGGATCGAATTGTATCGCAAGGGCGATAATGTCGGCGCCTTGGGCAAATTCAACGAGGCTTTGCGCAGCAGCATCCTGGTTGACTACCGGGAGGGCGTCGCCGAAGCCCACAACAACATCGGCGCCGTTTACCTCGAGCAGGGCAAAACCGAGCGGGCGCTCGACAGTTTCCAAAAGGCGCTTTCCGCCTATGCCGCCCTCAATAGTCCTCGAGGGATTGCAACCGCGCAGGTCAACGTGGCTTCAGCTTATTCAGCACTGAATCAAAAAGGGCAGGCCGAACGAAATTTAATGGATGCGCTGGAGATTACCGAGTCAAACAAATTGCCGGCTCTTCGGGCGAAAGTGCTGAATAATCTGGGGATACTCGCGAAAGAAAAGGGAAATCTGCAAGAGGCGAAGGACCTTTATCAGCAAGCGTTGAAACTGAATGAAAACGTTGGAGATCAACTCGCCGTCGCGGAAAATCTGACGAATCTGGGAACGCTTTCCCTCGCCATGAATGACCCGGATGCCGCCCTCGATCTCTATGAGCGCGCCCTCGAAATCGACAAGCAGCTCGAAGCCTCAACCGCCATCGGGATCGACCTCTTTAATATCGCCGCCGCTTATCAGGTCAAGGAGGATTATGCAAGCGCCCTTCGCTATTACACGAGAGCGCTCGACATTTTCAGCCTCCATCAGAATGACCGCCGCATGGCTGAAACCCTCTACAGAATGGGATTGGTAAGACAAAAGACCGGAGACGTGAAGAAAGCGCAGGAACATCTGGAAACCGCGCATGAACTGGCTTCCGCGGCAGGGTTGAAAGAATTGGATGAGATGGTCGTTTCGGAGTTGAATTCGCTGTAACTTGAATCTCGCCTCAACCAAGAGGCCCTTAGAGCGGATAGAACGTGAACTCGCAACACCCTTCGGGCAATTTCGCCGTGTGAGCAACCCTCATTTTCAAGGATAAAGACTTCGCTGCCTCAATAAATCCCGCAATACAACTTGCGCCGCAGGGAAGCCCCTCGAGATTTATACCCGCCGCCGAAAGCGCCGCGTGCAGCGCGCAGCCGTATTCCTGAAATTTCAACTCGTGAGTAGTCGAGAGAGTGACGTTCCATTTGTCCTGCGGCCGCAGCGACAGGACGGAAAGCTCGATGTAGCGCTGCAGTTGATGCGGGAACCGGATACCGGTCTGTTTGGCGACTACCTCGATCATCTCGGCCGTCCGATCCTTGTACTTGCCATCCGCCAATTCAAACACTTTCTGCATGACGCCCCGGCCGAATTCGTCAAAAGCTTTTCGCGCTTCACTCTCACCCTTATCCCGCAGTTTCTCCGCAAGATCCGCAAAACTGAAAGCGGCCGACATCTCCTCCGCCATCTCCTTCGGCATATCAAAATCGCGAGACACTCCTTCTTCGAGTTTCAGGCGTCTGCCGGCTGCAATCTCATCACTCGGGCCGATTTTCTTCCTTGCGGCCTCCGTGCTCTTTCGTTTTACCTTCTTCTCCGCCATCTTATCAACTCCTCCATATGCGTTGCGGATCGATTATTCCGGCGAGGGCGCCTCCATCGAGTCGCCGGCGGGCGCATCCGCCATGCCGGCAACAGAAACCGTTATCGCTTCTCCCGGACATCCTTCCTCGCACTTGCGGCACGTAATGCACTGATCGTAATAGCGCGCATATACTTGATAATCTTTCCGATCGGTCTCGCGGAATTTCCATATCTTCGTAGGCCCGGTGATAAAAACCATCATTGGACACGTCCGCAGACAGTTCCCGCAATCTAACGGCCCGATGCATTTCTCATTATCGACGGTTATGACTGGAAGCATTCAACATTCCTCCGGTTCTTCCCAAAGCGACTTCGCCCAAAGCGGCAGCTCACACGAGCTACCAATTAGCGGCCAAGGCCGGAAAACCGCTTCGCTCGGAAAGAGTTATTGCCTTCGTCGGGCACACGCTCGCGCACAGCCCGCACCCGAAGCACCTCGTCATGTCGATCGCGGCCTTCTCAGCAAAAATCTTGAAATACATGGCCCGAAAGTGGCACCGCGATATGCACTTCTTGCAGCCGATGCATTTCTCAGGGTCGACTTCCGCCACATGCTCCCCTTTGAGCAGAAACTTGAAGTCGTAATCGACTCGGTTGCGGATTGCCACGCAGCCGGGATACTCGCACTGGCACATGCCCCCGA harbors:
- a CDS encoding ATP-binding cassette domain-containing protein, which translates into the protein MNYEGSRSAPLIAIEGLKKSFNDHAVLDGVDLSIAEGETIVILGASGSGKSVFINILVGLMEPDEGRILIEGQDVTAFTNDEEWDRLRLKIGFLFQGSALYDSLTIGENISFVLEHHSDLSEREIHERIIQKLRLVGLENVEDQMPAELSGGMQKRAALARALAFDPRIIIYDEPTTGLDPILAKQISELIHRLQLDLKVTSIVVTHDLICASIVADRVALLHEGKFIFVGAMDEMMKSENEYVQEFLEASSLRR
- a CDS encoding tetratricopeptide repeat protein; this encodes MSAAHVVMHKCSLARSSLLNAQCIRRRSAFLLLTACACLCAFAFSSCARVTPPPTQIERAGEQMSRGIELYRKGDNVGALGKFNEALRSSILVDYREGVAEAHNNIGAVYLEQGKTERALDSFQKALSAYAALNSPRGIATAQVNVASAYSALNQKGQAERNLMDALEITESNKLPALRAKVLNNLGILAKEKGNLQEAKDLYQQALKLNENVGDQLAVAENLTNLGTLSLAMNDPDAALDLYERALEIDKQLEASTAIGIDLFNIAAAYQVKEDYASALRYYTRALDIFSLHQNDRRMAETLYRMGLVRQKTGDVKKAQEHLETAHELASAAGLKELDEMVVSELNSL
- a CDS encoding 4Fe-4S ferredoxin translates to MLPVITVDNEKCIGPLDCGNCLRTCPMMVFITGPTKIWKFRETDRKDYQVYARYYDQCITCRKCEEGCPGEAITVSVAGMADAPAGDSMEAPSPE
- a CDS encoding MCE family protein, coding for MAKRRRMTETIVGLFVLSSLLLLLVLVIFIGRQQNIFQERYQIQGFFGSVGGLQAGADVQLAGITVGYVKDITFGPNNKVKVVMSITKSQMQRIRADSIASIKTFGLMGDRYVAITVGSEDEQIIPPDGVIKTQEFVELTDALEAARPTMENLENTMRNISALTDRLASPDSDVATILRNIKIMTDNMRQGEGTIGALVQRNDLYEKTNEVLDTTQETMDNFRTVSANAQMASSDLPSLMENLKTSLQKMEEFSVDASAAATELYQLMGSGKVVMEDAQAITGNLKAASEDIKEVTPRLAPLVESADEGVGEAKEVIEAARRSWLFGGPKPPPAAGPMAVGERDTARPEVAQ